In Aulosira sp. FACHB-615, the DNA window CTTTTTTGTCATTTGTCCTTTGTCATTGATCTTTGGTCATTTGTTCTTTGCTAATGACCAATGACTAATGACAATTGACTATCCACCAAAAGCGACGGGAAAGGCTAATTTCAGGGCGGCGGTTAATAGAAGATTCACCAAACCCACGGGTAATAAAAACTTCCATCCTAAATCTAAGAGTTGGTCAATGCGTACACGGGGTACTGTCCAGCGCAATAGGATGGCGATAAACACTAGGAAGTAGGCTTTGAGTACAGTCATTGTAATACCCACACCGGCAGTGACTACTTGTAAGACAGGATTAGTTTCACTGACACCTAACAAACTAGCGATGGTGTTGATGGGAAAGGGAAAATCCCAACCGCCTAAATATAAAACTGATACCAATAAAGCAGAAAGTACTAAGTTAACGTAGGAACTGAGGTAGAACAAAGCAAATTTCATGCCTGAGTACTCAGTTTGATAACCTGCTACGAGTTCTTCTTCTGCTTCGGGTAAGTCGAAGGGTAAGCGTTCACATTCTGCTAAAGCAGCAATCCAAAAGATGAGAAAGCCGACTGGTTGTCGCCAAATATTCCAGCCGAGGATACCGTAACCAGATTGTTGATTGACGATATCAACTGTGCTGAGGCTGTTAGACATCATAGCGATCGCCAGCACACTCAGCGCCAGGGGAATTTCATAACTAATAGATTGCGCTGCTGCTCGCAAGCCCCCTAAGAGGGAGTATTTATTATTGGATGCGTAGCCTGCCATTAACAAGCCAATTGGCTGAATGCTAGACAAGGCAATCCACAAAAAGACTCCCATACCCACATTAGTAATTACAATATTCTGTCCAAATGGCACAATCAAATAAGACAGAAATACTGGCAGTACCACAATGATGGGGCCGAGAGTAAATAACCAGGGGTCAGCTTTACCTGGTACAATGTCTTCCTTAAACACCAGCTTTAAACCATCGGCAACTGGAGCAAGTAAGCCAAAAGCCCCAATAAATTCAGGGCCGATTCGCTGCTGTGCTGCTGCTGAAATCTTTCTTTCCAGCCACACACACACTAATACACCCACTGTTGCCCCAATCAGCATCAGGATCATTGGCAACGGCATCCAAAGTGCTTTGGCTGTGCCGTCTGATAGTCCTAAATCCGTTAGGGATTTAATAAACGTTCCTTGAAGGTCAATTCCTGAATTCATGTTTCCGCTCTTTAAGTCAGTTGAGGTATGAAGTGTGTAGACACCCTTTGGGTGGCTTCCCGGAGGGTAGTATGAAGTATGAAGTATGAATTTTCTACTTCAAACTTCAGCCTTCAGCCTTTCTGAGATGACTCCTGATTGAAGATTTATTGCCATATTCCCATGCCTAGTATATCGTTGCATGGTTTTCAGTCCCTGTAGCTATACAAGAACTTCTGCTTATAGGTAGGATTGAGATTTGCTATAGGGAGTAGGGAGTGGGGAGTGGGGAGTAGAAGTTAGGGATAATTACATACAATATTTCTACCTTGTCTCCTTGTCACGCCACTGAGGGAGTCGGCAGAGCCGCCCAACGCAGTGGCTCCTCCTTGTCTCCCTAGCCTCTAGCATAAGCAAACATCAAAAAACTGCCGCTTCCATGCTGGCAACGGTTATTTGCTGCTTATAGGATTTCTGATTCCCGAAATTGGGGGTTGATGCTGATATTTTTACTTGTAGGTAGGTGCTTGCTGAACGGACACACGGCTAGTTAACGTTGTTCGAGCGGGGTGTAAGGAACTTCGTGTTTACCGTTGTAAACCTGGGTGGGACGGAAAATCCGGTTTTCTGCTAGTTGTTCTTTCCAGTGAGCTAACCAACCAGCAACGCGGGCGATCGCAAATATTGGTGTAAACAAGTCTGTAGGAATGCCCATTTTCCTGTACACCAAACCAGAGTAAAAGTCAACATTGGGGTAGATGCCTTTATGACCGAGTTTTTCCTCAACTACCCGTTCCATTTCTTGGGCAATTTCGTAGTATTTATCTCCCCCGAACTTGTCAAACAGTTGCTCGGCAAGGTCTTGGAGAATGATGGCGCGTGGGTCTTTAACTTTGTAGACGCGATGTCCAAAGCCCATCAGTTTTTGTTTGTTTTGTAGGCGATCCTCAACATAAGGACGGACTTTTTCTACAGAACCGATTTCTTCCAACATCTGAATTACTTCTTCGTTGGCTCCACCGTGTAAAGGGCCGCCCAAGGTTCCCACAGCACTAGCAACTACAGCATAAGGGTCAGTCAAGGTTGAAGCTGTTACCCTAGCACTAAAGGTCGAAGCATTCATTGTATGCTCAACATGCAGAATTAAGCAGATGTCAAAGATTTTTGCCGCTAAAGCATCCGGTTCTTTCTCGTTGAGCATGTAGAGAAAATTGGCGGAATAATCTAAGTCATCGCGGGGTTTTACAGGGTCATTACCCTTACGCATTAACTGGAATGCAGCCACCATTGTGGGGATAGTTGCTATCAAGCGCACAACTGAATCCCGAATGTAGGCAGGGTTATGTAAATCGCGTAGGGAGTAAAACAAGCCTAACGCCGCCGCCGAGGCTTGCAGAGCATCCATTGGATGACCGCTTTCCGGGAAGGATTTCATCATGTCCCGAATCCGGTATTTAATCCGCCTGTGGAGGCGAACTTCTTCCTCAAATGCTTTGAGTTCTTCTTTACTTGGCAATTCGCCCCAGATCAGGAGATAAGCAGTTTCGAGAAAGGTACTTTTGGCGGCTAACTCCTCAATCCGGATGCCACGATATTCTAGTATTCCCTTCTGCCCATCCACGTAGCTGATACTCGATTGGGCTGCGGGAATGCCTTCTAAACCGGGCTTGTATTCGCACACCATCATGGCAACACCATTTGCTTTGTGAAATATTCGATCACGCTAACTTACCAGAAATTATTTTCGCCATAACAGTAGTCGCTATCACAACAATTCTTCGAGAAGAGTTGAAAAACTGTTATAGCAAGTACTTGGGTGGTGTCAACCAGAACATTTGACTACGACCCACAACAGCTCCTGCTTCTGGCAGTTTTACTCCGATCATACCTGCTTTTTTCAAGACTAAGCAGCCTTTTACCTCTCCCCAAAGAAGAATTTCTGCCCAGTTGCTTAAATCAGGTTCATGACCAACCAAGGCAAGTTGGATATTTGGCGAATAATTTTTCGGTTCTAACCAGTAAACTAACCAATTGGAAAAATGACCACCAGGAGCGAGGTGAGAAGATTCTTCTAATTGTGAACTGAGTCCGGTGGCGACAAGAATTTCTGCTGTTTGACGAGCGCGGACTAAGGGACTGGTGACAATTAAATTAAACTGCAAATCTAGCTGGAGTAGACGCTGGGCGACTTTCTCGGTTTTTTGCCTGCCTTCTTTGGTGAGTTGTCGTTCCTCATCTTTAATGCCAGCTTGTCGCTCTTGGGCGATGCCATGACGAATCAGATACAGTTCCACAATAATAGCCCTGATTGCTGAGTTAGGATTTACGCCTGATGTTATTTAACATATCCTAATTATTCTTGAATACTACAGGTGCAGTAGTGTTGGCGATCGCATTAACTATTTTGATATTTTAATCCTTTGGCACTCGCAGTCATTCCATACATTCAGGTCTTACCAGATCATGGATTAGTGCGATCGCTTTTGTAACTCTGCGTCTTAGAATTAAGGTTCTTCAGTACTTGCTATGTTAAATTGTTAGGTCAATACTCTGCTACCTGCATCCTTACAATTGTGCCTACCTACTAAACATACTTTCCCAATAATTTGATGCCTAATCAATTTCCCATTCTAATCTCAAGGTTTCCAACTTAGGATTTTTAACACTCAATTGCTTGCATTCTTCCAAAAATTCCTTCACCTGTTCTTGAGTCAAACTTAAACCCCCATCTTGGAGATTATGAATAAAAGTCAGCACATCAGCAGTTGTCAAATATGAACTTATTTCTTCTAACAAAATCGCATTATTGACTTCTCGACAAACCAACTCAATATCAGATGAAGTAAATCGGATACTTTTCTCAGCTAACATTTCAAAATTAACTGATTGCTCTACATTGAGTTGTGATAGATAATGCTTAAATATTTCGACTCTCTCTGCTTGGCTTGGAGGGAAAATCGGCACTTTCCAATCTAATCTGCCAGAACGTTTTAAGGCATTATCAATGCCACTTAAATAATTAGTAGCAGCAATGACAATGACATCACTATTTTTAATATTATTTAGTTCAATCAATAATTGATTGATAGTGGCTCTTTGGTCAGTATGGGAGTTTTCATCATTACGATTGAAACCAATACTATCTAATTCATCGATGAATAATACAGAAGGAGCTTTTTTCTTAGCTTGGACAAAAATATCACGAATATTTTTCTGGCTTTGACCTATCCATACACTAATAATATCAGCCGGAGAAAACTTAAAGAAATATCGCCCTGACTCATTAGCAAAAGCATTAGCTAATAATGTTTTACCACATCCAGGTAATCCATAAAACAAAATGCCCCCAATTGCGCCTTTATGCCCTTTAGATTGTAATTTGAGTAGTTTATTGAGTTTTTCTTTTTCTTCATTGAGACCTTTGACTTGGCTAAAGTCAAGTTTGACTTGTTTAGTAACTGGGCTGATTTGTCTTGTGGCTTGTCTTTTAACTTTATATTCAAAGGTTGGATAATCAATGGTATCAAACGCCACAGGGACTAATTGATGTTTTTCATAATCTGGTGTCATCACTATAGTTTTAAAGTTGGCACCATAGTATTCTGAGAGTCTATACTCTAAAATCTCTTTGGTTTTTTTGAGTTGATAGTAATTGCGAGCAATTTCAAATCCAGGTACAACTAACCAAACACTCTCTAAATTATTTGGCCATACCTGAGATTTCCGCAAAATTCTCTTAATCATATCAAAAAAGAGATTATTATCAGAAAACTCGTTATATTTGAGAGTTTCTATTTCGACCACAATTTTATTTTTAATATATACTTCTACTTTTTCAGTTTGATATTCTTCATATTCATATTCTTCCTCATCTTCTTTATGATCTTCATCTTGAGAAGTTAATTCAACTTCACAGCCAATGTGTGATAATTCATATCCAAGACTCTCTAGGGTTTTGATCGCAAAATACTTCAGGTAGATATATTCAGTACTTTCTTGTTGCCACTTTAGATGATAAAGATGTTCAGGCTTCATCTTGAGTAACAATTGTGATTCAGCTTGAATTTGAGCTTTTTGCAGTTCTAAGAAATAGTTGAGGAGAGATACATCATCTTCTTCTGTTTGATAATAAGGCAGTTCTAATAATAAACGGAAGTGAGCTAAAATCTCTTCCTTTCGCTCAATGGCAGCTTCATGAGAATATTTACATCTGAGGGTAAAAGTAAAGGGAATTTTACTAGCAACTGTATCTACTAAATGTCCTAAGCTATCTTCTTTTTGCTGGGCTTGAATTTCCAACACTGATGGACAGTGGAATAGAATAAATGATTGTGTAGAATTATACTTATTTAGAGATAAAGATATAGATTCAAACTGCTCATCAAATTTTTCCGAATCTAGTAACTCTAAGCCAGTGTCACCTAAGATGACACTTGTCATCGTTGAACGATAGAAGTGAAATATATTAGCGCCTTTGATAGAACTTTCTTTATCATTTTCGCAATCATCATCAGAGTCAAT includes these proteins:
- the nuoH gene encoding NADH-quinone oxidoreductase subunit NuoH, which gives rise to MNSGIDLQGTFIKSLTDLGLSDGTAKALWMPLPMILMLIGATVGVLVCVWLERKISAAAQQRIGPEFIGAFGLLAPVADGLKLVFKEDIVPGKADPWLFTLGPIIVVLPVFLSYLIVPFGQNIVITNVGMGVFLWIALSSIQPIGLLMAGYASNNKYSLLGGLRAAAQSISYEIPLALSVLAIAMMSNSLSTVDIVNQQSGYGILGWNIWRQPVGFLIFWIAALAECERLPFDLPEAEEELVAGYQTEYSGMKFALFYLSSYVNLVLSALLVSVLYLGGWDFPFPINTIASLLGVSETNPVLQVVTAGVGITMTVLKAYFLVFIAILLRWTVPRVRIDQLLDLGWKFLLPVGLVNLLLTAALKLAFPVAFGG
- a CDS encoding citrate synthase, giving the protein MMVCEYKPGLEGIPAAQSSISYVDGQKGILEYRGIRIEELAAKSTFLETAYLLIWGELPSKEELKAFEEEVRLHRRIKYRIRDMMKSFPESGHPMDALQASAAALGLFYSLRDLHNPAYIRDSVVRLIATIPTMVAAFQLMRKGNDPVKPRDDLDYSANFLYMLNEKEPDALAAKIFDICLILHVEHTMNASTFSARVTASTLTDPYAVVASAVGTLGGPLHGGANEEVIQMLEEIGSVEKVRPYVEDRLQNKQKLMGFGHRVYKVKDPRAIILQDLAEQLFDKFGGDKYYEIAQEMERVVEEKLGHKGIYPNVDFYSGLVYRKMGIPTDLFTPIFAIARVAGWLAHWKEQLAENRIFRPTQVYNGKHEVPYTPLEQR
- the sixA gene encoding phosphohistidine phosphatase SixA; the protein is MELYLIRHGIAQERQAGIKDEERQLTKEGRQKTEKVAQRLLQLDLQFNLIVTSPLVRARQTAEILVATGLSSQLEESSHLAPGGHFSNWLVYWLEPKNYSPNIQLALVGHEPDLSNWAEILLWGEVKGCLVLKKAGMIGVKLPEAGAVVGRSQMFWLTPPKYLL
- a CDS encoding 26S protease regulatory subunit, translated to MLYTAYLSSIKNELQRTGKAKKSLRVKTIMEQFGYQRRSQAFIDDFNTALESVGLYAEPAFDLYIPLDTKIDISLKGIEISDEKFNSAAISQKLKETIQVKHDFFYYLFDFGSEQEYERFQACLDSNQPMGIFLVPQDVDFFSDIVVKIFNYELIRKFQYQGSSEVASSSVRQFTTNIIDSDDDCENDKESSIKGANIFHFYRSTMTSVILGDTGLELLDSEKFDEQFESISLSLNKYNSTQSFILFHCPSVLEIQAQQKEDSLGHLVDTVASKIPFTFTLRCKYSHEAAIERKEEILAHFRLLLELPYYQTEEDDVSLLNYFLELQKAQIQAESQLLLKMKPEHLYHLKWQQESTEYIYLKYFAIKTLESLGYELSHIGCEVELTSQDEDHKEDEEEYEYEEYQTEKVEVYIKNKIVVEIETLKYNEFSDNNLFFDMIKRILRKSQVWPNNLESVWLVVPGFEIARNYYQLKKTKEILEYRLSEYYGANFKTIVMTPDYEKHQLVPVAFDTIDYPTFEYKVKRQATRQISPVTKQVKLDFSQVKGLNEEKEKLNKLLKLQSKGHKGAIGGILFYGLPGCGKTLLANAFANESGRYFFKFSPADIISVWIGQSQKNIRDIFVQAKKKAPSVLFIDELDSIGFNRNDENSHTDQRATINQLLIELNNIKNSDVIVIAATNYLSGIDNALKRSGRLDWKVPIFPPSQAERVEIFKHYLSQLNVEQSVNFEMLAEKSIRFTSSDIELVCREVNNAILLEEISSYLTTADVLTFIHNLQDGGLSLTQEQVKEFLEECKQLSVKNPKLETLRLEWEID